From a single Streptomyces rubradiris genomic region:
- a CDS encoding TetR/AcrR family transcriptional regulator C-terminal domain-containing protein, giving the protein MCVTAEQATAKSLAVVARLGSDVDDLPHALQDVGYRLLLCYSSDDAWALRRLLHAEISRFPDLFEKVWGSGPNRLSEALADRFARLALVGRLRLDDPVRAAEQFVALLTGPMEGRSVLGTRAVPDEELRATVAAAVETFTRAFAA; this is encoded by the coding sequence GTGTGCGTCACCGCCGAACAGGCCACCGCCAAGAGCCTCGCCGTGGTCGCGCGCCTCGGCAGCGACGTGGACGACCTGCCGCACGCGCTGCAGGACGTCGGATACCGCCTCCTGCTCTGCTACTCCAGCGATGACGCCTGGGCCCTGCGGCGCCTGCTGCACGCCGAGATCTCCCGCTTCCCCGACCTCTTCGAGAAGGTCTGGGGCAGTGGCCCGAACCGGCTCTCCGAGGCCCTCGCCGACCGCTTCGCCCGGCTCGCGCTCGTGGGCCGGCTGCGCCTGGACGACCCGGTGCGGGCCGCCGAGCAGTTCGTCGCGCTCCTGACCGGGCCGATGGAGGGCCGTTCCGTCCTCGGCACCCGCGCGGTGCCCGACGAGGAGCTGCGGGCCACTGTCGCCGCCGCCGTCGAGACCTTCACGCGCGCCTTCGCCGCATGA